A single genomic interval of Mycobacterium sp. DL592 harbors:
- a CDS encoding chromate transporter, with the protein MKTYLALMSLFGSLSLLSIGGGNTVLPEMHLRAVSGQHWMTNSQFADIFSISQAAPGPSILIVALVGYAAGLSVAGVLGGIAGGVLATVAMVVPAATLMYLITVSWQKAQKSKLRYAVETGFAPLTVGLILATSLVMSKAADHDWRAYLITAVATLIFVRTNTNPLIIVGAAALLGYIGFV; encoded by the coding sequence GTGAAGACCTATCTGGCCCTGATGAGCCTGTTCGGGTCGCTGTCGCTGCTGTCGATCGGCGGCGGCAACACCGTGTTGCCCGAAATGCACCTGCGGGCGGTCAGCGGCCAGCACTGGATGACGAACTCACAGTTCGCCGACATCTTCTCGATCTCGCAGGCCGCGCCCGGGCCGAGCATCCTCATCGTGGCGCTGGTCGGCTACGCCGCCGGGCTGAGCGTGGCGGGGGTGCTGGGCGGGATCGCCGGGGGTGTCCTGGCGACCGTGGCGATGGTGGTCCCCGCGGCCACCCTGATGTACCTGATCACGGTGTCCTGGCAGAAAGCGCAGAAGTCGAAGCTGCGCTACGCCGTCGAGACAGGATTCGCCCCGCTGACCGTGGGCCTGATCCTGGCCACCTCGCTGGTGATGAGCAAGGCGGCCGACCACGACTGGCGCGCATACCTGATCACCGCGGTGGCGACGCTGATCTTCGTGCGGACCAACACCAACCCGCTGATCATCGTCGGAGCCGCCGCGCTGCTGGGCTACATCGGCTTCGTCTGA
- a CDS encoding chromate transporter, with amino-acid sequence MNEPGTTLHKTSLLEIALSFNHIALASFGGGLSAWSREVVVVQKQWMTEEEFLSAMTMCRIVPGANQVNLAVFVGTKLKGIAGAGAALIGLCLVPVAIILTLGFVYFTFKEVPAVKGALHGASAAAVALTLTMVIKTGQKCLTGVMPVALFLAAFVLNGVLRWPLLEVLGILAPLSLIWAWPRKKTPA; translated from the coding sequence ATGAATGAGCCCGGCACGACCCTGCACAAGACCTCCCTGCTGGAGATCGCACTCTCGTTCAACCACATCGCGCTCGCCTCTTTCGGTGGCGGGCTGTCGGCGTGGTCACGCGAGGTAGTCGTGGTGCAGAAGCAGTGGATGACCGAAGAAGAATTCCTCTCCGCCATGACGATGTGCCGTATCGTCCCGGGCGCCAACCAGGTGAACCTCGCGGTGTTCGTCGGCACCAAACTCAAGGGCATCGCCGGTGCCGGCGCCGCCCTGATCGGACTGTGCCTGGTCCCCGTCGCCATCATCCTCACCCTCGGTTTCGTGTACTTCACGTTCAAGGAGGTGCCCGCAGTCAAAGGCGCCCTGCACGGGGCGTCGGCCGCCGCCGTCGCGCTGACCCTGACGATGGTGATCAAGACCGGCCAGAAATGCCTGACCGGTGTGATGCCCGTGGCGCTGTTCCTGGCCGCCTTCGTCCTCAACGGCGTGCTGCGCTGGCCCCTGCTGGAGGTGTTGGGCATCCTGGCCCCGCTGAGCCTCATCTGGGCCTGGCCCCGTAAGAAGACCCCCGCGTGA
- a CDS encoding phosphatidylserine/phosphatidylglycerophosphate/cardiolipin synthase family protein: MPATPPRLIVEPDDGLDPVREFIETAQFSLLIKQFTFTEPSLIKAVIDRKNAGAAVRVMLNPQRSGGDRANDETYEQFKAAGVEVQWSNPKFYVTHEKSIVVDNSAAMVATYNLMIKYFTLTRDYGIITHDPHHVAQIVEVFDADWEHRDFTPLNYDGLLWSNSNSRYHMARFIDTAQERLYIQHPKYVDAVILDHIAAAADRGVKVKVLCGGKHGISDWDILDTFASLRTLRRFGVKVRKQKNLRVHAKLLIVDNQRALVGSMNIDRSAFDLRRELGVVTDDPVAVGRLEEIFSSDWKVSNHYEPPDPLDNAPPVEEDFPHDEDLVHE, encoded by the coding sequence ATGCCTGCGACCCCGCCCCGTTTGATCGTCGAACCCGACGACGGTCTCGACCCGGTCCGCGAGTTCATCGAGACCGCGCAATTTTCCCTGCTGATAAAGCAATTCACGTTCACCGAACCCAGCCTCATCAAGGCGGTGATCGACCGCAAGAATGCCGGCGCTGCGGTACGTGTGATGCTCAACCCGCAACGCTCAGGTGGCGACCGGGCCAACGACGAGACCTACGAGCAATTCAAAGCCGCCGGCGTCGAGGTGCAGTGGTCGAATCCGAAATTCTATGTGACACACGAGAAGTCCATCGTCGTCGACAACAGTGCCGCGATGGTCGCCACCTACAACCTGATGATCAAGTACTTCACCCTGACCCGTGATTACGGGATCATCACCCACGACCCACACCACGTGGCCCAGATCGTCGAGGTGTTCGACGCCGACTGGGAGCACCGCGACTTCACCCCCCTGAACTACGACGGCCTGCTGTGGAGTAACTCGAATTCGCGCTATCACATGGCTCGCTTCATCGACACGGCCCAAGAGCGCCTTTACATCCAGCACCCCAAGTACGTCGACGCGGTGATCCTCGACCACATCGCCGCGGCGGCCGACCGCGGCGTGAAGGTGAAAGTCCTTTGCGGCGGCAAGCACGGCATCAGCGACTGGGACATCCTCGACACCTTCGCCTCACTGCGCACGCTGCGCCGGTTCGGGGTCAAGGTTCGCAAGCAGAAGAACCTGCGCGTGCACGCCAAACTCCTGATCGTCGACAACCAGCGGGCCCTCGTCGGATCGATGAACATCGACCGCAGCGCCTTCGACCTCCGTCGCGAACTCGGCGTCGTCACCGACGACCCGGTCGCGGTGGGCCGCCTCGAGGAGATCTTCAGCAGCGACTGGAAGGTGTCCAACCACTACGAGCCGCCCGACCCACTCGACAACGCACCGCCGGTAGAAGAGGACTTTCCGCACGACGAGGACCTCGTCCATGAATGA